The proteins below are encoded in one region of Coffea arabica cultivar ET-39 chromosome 4c, Coffea Arabica ET-39 HiFi, whole genome shotgun sequence:
- the LOC113738466 gene encoding calmodulin-binding protein 60 A-like isoform X4 — protein MQQVWHTEESSKLGSGEGNYSGCEGLMVMSSNSKIDRMEELEDMVNQKLNSMISLVEQRFEKINQRILAIGQTVQKLEVVVEKLLVRCRSNLEKTIQDTKQRCMKLKFNSNISVPILTGEQIKGEGGNNLQLSLIDNCTGAIVDSVREASAQVEIVALEGDLDDDEGDAWTTEEFQSKIARDKEGKRSVLTGKLQLKLNKGNVSLSDVKFRSSKRYNGGIFKLGAWVVDTFDGGQVLEAKTKSFQVNDYRKKYNQKHHPPSASDEVWRLENIGKGGPIHDRLKGANVNYVKDFQTRLLEDVEELKCLVGLPAKKWEATMNHAQACIPDNIVGQVPPLADACNVSVASGDEDKGVSFDVGDPLLQIISPSSNIVELLSSPRLEHFRGQDTVATEMGECDPTILNNSFECCIQVHRVWNLFPQAIVQISTSMNLKTG, from the exons ATGCAACAggtttggcacactgaagaaaGCAGCAAGCTTGGATCAGGGGAAGGAAACTATTCAGGTTGCGAGGGGTTGATGGTTATGAGTTCAAACAG TAAAATTGATCGGATGGAAGAACTTGAGGATATGGTGAATCAGAAATTGAACAGTATGATCAGCCTAGTGGAGCAAAGATTCGAGAAAATTAATCAAAGAATT CTTGCCATTGGTCAAACGGTACAGAAACTTGAAGTGGTTGTGGAGAAGCTTTTGGTTAGATGTAGGAG TAATCTTGAGAAGACAATACAGGACACCAAACAAAGATGCATGAAGTTAAAATTCAACAGCAATATCTCTGTTCCTATTCTAACTGGAGAGCAAATCAAAGGAGAAGGAGGTAACAATTTGCAACTGTCTCTGATTGATAATTGTACAGGAGCAATTGTTGACTCTGTACGGGAAGCCTCTGCTCAAGTGGAAATAGTTGCTCTTGAGGGAGATCTAGATGATGATGAAGGAGATGCTTGGACAACTGAAGAGTTTCAAAGTAAAATTGCTCGAGataaggaaggaaaaagatctGTTCTTACAGGAAAGTTGCAACTAAAATTGAATAAAGGAAATGTGTCTTTATCTGATGTTAAGTTTAGAAGTTCTAAACGCTATAATGGTGGCATCTTCAAGCTAGGGGCTTGGGTTGTTGATACTTTTGATGGCGGTCAAGTACTAGAAGCGAAGACAAAATCTTTCCAAGTCAATGACTATCGCAAAAAAT ATAACCAGAAGCATCACCCCCCTTCTGCATCTGATGAGGTTTGGCGGTTAGAGAACATTGGGAAAGGTGGACCTATCCATGATCGTTTGAAGGGGGCAAACGTGAACTATGTGAAGGATTTCCAGACTAGACTCTTAGAAGACGTTGAAGAACTCAAATGC CTAGTAGGTCTACCTGCAAAGAAGTGGGAGGCCACAATGAACCACGCTCAAGCATGCATACCTGATAATATAGTTGGACAGGTTCCTCCACTA GCTGATGCTTGCAATGTGTCAGTAGCATCTGGAGATGAAGACAAAGGAGTCTCTTTTGATGTTGGAGATCCTCTTCTGCAGATCATTTCTCCCTCATCTAATATTGTGGAACTTCTAAGTTCTCCAAGGCTAGAACATTTTAGGGGCCAAGATACTGTGGCCACTGAAATGGGTGAATGTGATCCTACAATCTTGAACAACTCTTTTGAAT GTTGCATTCAAGTTCACAGGGTCTGGAATCTTTTTCCCCAAGCGATAGTCCAGATATCGACTTCGATGAACTTAAAAACTGGCTAG
- the LOC113738466 gene encoding uncharacterized protein isoform X3 produces the protein MQQVWHTEESSKLGSGEGNYSGCEGLMVMSSNSKIDRMEELEDMVNQKLNSMISLVEQRFEKINQRILAIGQTVQKLEVVVEKLLVRCRSNLEKTIQDTKQRCMKLKFNSNISVPILTGEQIKGEGGNNLQLSLIDNCTGAIVDSVREASAQVEIVALEGDLDDDEGDAWTTEEFQSKIARDKEGKRSVLTGKLQLKLNKGNVSLSDVKFRSSKRYNGGIFKLGAWVVDTFDGGQVLEAKTKSFQVNDYRKKYNQKHHPPSASDEVWRLENIGKGGPIHDRLKGANVNYVKDFQTRLLEDVEELKCADACNVSVASGDEDKGVSFDVGDPLLQIISPSSNIVELLSSPRLEHFRGQDTVATEMGECDPTILNNSFECTLSSIHHTSFGKVESRNTNHTDNVEIMNRLHSSSQGLESFSPSDSPDIDFDELKNWLDEDPGVGSCTSHESPDLAARFMRPEAGAANDRKKSWTLLFTVSKWFSRRKRTAAFEGNHIQKKQRICY, from the exons ATGCAACAggtttggcacactgaagaaaGCAGCAAGCTTGGATCAGGGGAAGGAAACTATTCAGGTTGCGAGGGGTTGATGGTTATGAGTTCAAACAG TAAAATTGATCGGATGGAAGAACTTGAGGATATGGTGAATCAGAAATTGAACAGTATGATCAGCCTAGTGGAGCAAAGATTCGAGAAAATTAATCAAAGAATT CTTGCCATTGGTCAAACGGTACAGAAACTTGAAGTGGTTGTGGAGAAGCTTTTGGTTAGATGTAGGAG TAATCTTGAGAAGACAATACAGGACACCAAACAAAGATGCATGAAGTTAAAATTCAACAGCAATATCTCTGTTCCTATTCTAACTGGAGAGCAAATCAAAGGAGAAGGAGGTAACAATTTGCAACTGTCTCTGATTGATAATTGTACAGGAGCAATTGTTGACTCTGTACGGGAAGCCTCTGCTCAAGTGGAAATAGTTGCTCTTGAGGGAGATCTAGATGATGATGAAGGAGATGCTTGGACAACTGAAGAGTTTCAAAGTAAAATTGCTCGAGataaggaaggaaaaagatctGTTCTTACAGGAAAGTTGCAACTAAAATTGAATAAAGGAAATGTGTCTTTATCTGATGTTAAGTTTAGAAGTTCTAAACGCTATAATGGTGGCATCTTCAAGCTAGGGGCTTGGGTTGTTGATACTTTTGATGGCGGTCAAGTACTAGAAGCGAAGACAAAATCTTTCCAAGTCAATGACTATCGCAAAAAAT ATAACCAGAAGCATCACCCCCCTTCTGCATCTGATGAGGTTTGGCGGTTAGAGAACATTGGGAAAGGTGGACCTATCCATGATCGTTTGAAGGGGGCAAACGTGAACTATGTGAAGGATTTCCAGACTAGACTCTTAGAAGACGTTGAAGAACTCAAATGC GCTGATGCTTGCAATGTGTCAGTAGCATCTGGAGATGAAGACAAAGGAGTCTCTTTTGATGTTGGAGATCCTCTTCTGCAGATCATTTCTCCCTCATCTAATATTGTGGAACTTCTAAGTTCTCCAAGGCTAGAACATTTTAGGGGCCAAGATACTGTGGCCACTGAAATGGGTGAATGTGATCCTACAATCTTGAACAACTCTTTTGAATGTACCCTTTCTTCTATCCATCACACTAGTTTTGGTAAAGTTGAAAGTCGTAATACTAATCATACTGATAATGTGGAGATCATGAATAGGTTGCATTCAAGTTCACAGGGTCTGGAATCTTTTTCCCCAAGCGATAGTCCAGATATCGACTTCGATGAACTTAAAAACTGGCTAGACGAAGACCCTGGTGTGGGATCATGTACCAGCCACGAAAGCCCAGACCTTGCTGCCAGGTTTATGAGACCTGAGGCTGGTGCTGCCAATGACCGGAAGAAGAGTTGGACCTTATTGTTTACAGTCTCAAAATGGTTCTCAAGAAGAAAACGAACAGCAGCTTTTGAGGGGAATCATATTCAGAAGAAGCAAAGAATCTGTTACTGA
- the LOC113738466 gene encoding calmodulin-binding protein 60 A-like isoform X1, with product MQQVWHTEESSKLGSGEGNYSGCEGLMVMSSNSKIDRMEELEDMVNQKLNSMISLVEQRFEKINQRILAIGQTVQKLEVVVEKLLVRCRSNLEKTIQDTKQRCMKLKFNSNISVPILTGEQIKGEGGNNLQLSLIDNCTGAIVDSVREASAQVEIVALEGDLDDDEGDAWTTEEFQSKIARDKEGKRSVLTGKLQLKLNKGNVSLSDVKFRSSKRYNGGIFKLGAWVVDTFDGGQVLEAKTKSFQVNDYRKKYNQKHHPPSASDEVWRLENIGKGGPIHDRLKGANVNYVKDFQTRLLEDVEELKCLVGLPAKKWEATMNHAQACIPDNIVGQVPPLADACNVSVASGDEDKGVSFDVGDPLLQIISPSSNIVELLSSPRLEHFRGQDTVATEMGECDPTILNNSFECTLSSIHHTSFGKVESRNTNHTDNVEIMNRLHSSSQGLESFSPSDSPDIDFDELKNWLDEDPGVGSCTSHESPDLAARFMRPEAGAANDRKKSWTLLFTVSKWFSRRKRTAAFEGNHIQKKQRICY from the exons ATGCAACAggtttggcacactgaagaaaGCAGCAAGCTTGGATCAGGGGAAGGAAACTATTCAGGTTGCGAGGGGTTGATGGTTATGAGTTCAAACAG TAAAATTGATCGGATGGAAGAACTTGAGGATATGGTGAATCAGAAATTGAACAGTATGATCAGCCTAGTGGAGCAAAGATTCGAGAAAATTAATCAAAGAATT CTTGCCATTGGTCAAACGGTACAGAAACTTGAAGTGGTTGTGGAGAAGCTTTTGGTTAGATGTAGGAG TAATCTTGAGAAGACAATACAGGACACCAAACAAAGATGCATGAAGTTAAAATTCAACAGCAATATCTCTGTTCCTATTCTAACTGGAGAGCAAATCAAAGGAGAAGGAGGTAACAATTTGCAACTGTCTCTGATTGATAATTGTACAGGAGCAATTGTTGACTCTGTACGGGAAGCCTCTGCTCAAGTGGAAATAGTTGCTCTTGAGGGAGATCTAGATGATGATGAAGGAGATGCTTGGACAACTGAAGAGTTTCAAAGTAAAATTGCTCGAGataaggaaggaaaaagatctGTTCTTACAGGAAAGTTGCAACTAAAATTGAATAAAGGAAATGTGTCTTTATCTGATGTTAAGTTTAGAAGTTCTAAACGCTATAATGGTGGCATCTTCAAGCTAGGGGCTTGGGTTGTTGATACTTTTGATGGCGGTCAAGTACTAGAAGCGAAGACAAAATCTTTCCAAGTCAATGACTATCGCAAAAAAT ATAACCAGAAGCATCACCCCCCTTCTGCATCTGATGAGGTTTGGCGGTTAGAGAACATTGGGAAAGGTGGACCTATCCATGATCGTTTGAAGGGGGCAAACGTGAACTATGTGAAGGATTTCCAGACTAGACTCTTAGAAGACGTTGAAGAACTCAAATGC CTAGTAGGTCTACCTGCAAAGAAGTGGGAGGCCACAATGAACCACGCTCAAGCATGCATACCTGATAATATAGTTGGACAGGTTCCTCCACTA GCTGATGCTTGCAATGTGTCAGTAGCATCTGGAGATGAAGACAAAGGAGTCTCTTTTGATGTTGGAGATCCTCTTCTGCAGATCATTTCTCCCTCATCTAATATTGTGGAACTTCTAAGTTCTCCAAGGCTAGAACATTTTAGGGGCCAAGATACTGTGGCCACTGAAATGGGTGAATGTGATCCTACAATCTTGAACAACTCTTTTGAATGTACCCTTTCTTCTATCCATCACACTAGTTTTGGTAAAGTTGAAAGTCGTAATACTAATCATACTGATAATGTGGAGATCATGAATAGGTTGCATTCAAGTTCACAGGGTCTGGAATCTTTTTCCCCAAGCGATAGTCCAGATATCGACTTCGATGAACTTAAAAACTGGCTAGACGAAGACCCTGGTGTGGGATCATGTACCAGCCACGAAAGCCCAGACCTTGCTGCCAGGTTTATGAGACCTGAGGCTGGTGCTGCCAATGACCGGAAGAAGAGTTGGACCTTATTGTTTACAGTCTCAAAATGGTTCTCAAGAAGAAAACGAACAGCAGCTTTTGAGGGGAATCATATTCAGAAGAAGCAAAGAATCTGTTACTGA
- the LOC113738466 gene encoding calmodulin-binding protein 60 A-like isoform X2, whose amino-acid sequence MQQVWHTEESSKLGSGEGNYSGCEGLMVMSSNSKIDRMEELEDMVNQKLNSMISLVEQRFEKINQRILAIGQTVQKLEVVVEKLLVRCRSNLEKTIQDTKQRCMKLKFNSNISVPILTGEQIKGEGGNNLQLSLIDNCTGAIVDSVREASAQVEIVALEGDLDDDEGDAWTTEEFQSKIARDKEGKRSVLTGKLQLKLNKGNVSLSDVKFRSSKRYNGGIFKLGAWVVDTFDGGQVLEAKTKSFQVNDYRKKYNQKHHPPSASDEVWRLENIGKGGPIHDRLKGANVNYVKDFQTRLLEDVEELKCLVGLPAKKWEATMNHAQACIPDNIVGQADACNVSVASGDEDKGVSFDVGDPLLQIISPSSNIVELLSSPRLEHFRGQDTVATEMGECDPTILNNSFECTLSSIHHTSFGKVESRNTNHTDNVEIMNRLHSSSQGLESFSPSDSPDIDFDELKNWLDEDPGVGSCTSHESPDLAARFMRPEAGAANDRKKSWTLLFTVSKWFSRRKRTAAFEGNHIQKKQRICY is encoded by the exons ATGCAACAggtttggcacactgaagaaaGCAGCAAGCTTGGATCAGGGGAAGGAAACTATTCAGGTTGCGAGGGGTTGATGGTTATGAGTTCAAACAG TAAAATTGATCGGATGGAAGAACTTGAGGATATGGTGAATCAGAAATTGAACAGTATGATCAGCCTAGTGGAGCAAAGATTCGAGAAAATTAATCAAAGAATT CTTGCCATTGGTCAAACGGTACAGAAACTTGAAGTGGTTGTGGAGAAGCTTTTGGTTAGATGTAGGAG TAATCTTGAGAAGACAATACAGGACACCAAACAAAGATGCATGAAGTTAAAATTCAACAGCAATATCTCTGTTCCTATTCTAACTGGAGAGCAAATCAAAGGAGAAGGAGGTAACAATTTGCAACTGTCTCTGATTGATAATTGTACAGGAGCAATTGTTGACTCTGTACGGGAAGCCTCTGCTCAAGTGGAAATAGTTGCTCTTGAGGGAGATCTAGATGATGATGAAGGAGATGCTTGGACAACTGAAGAGTTTCAAAGTAAAATTGCTCGAGataaggaaggaaaaagatctGTTCTTACAGGAAAGTTGCAACTAAAATTGAATAAAGGAAATGTGTCTTTATCTGATGTTAAGTTTAGAAGTTCTAAACGCTATAATGGTGGCATCTTCAAGCTAGGGGCTTGGGTTGTTGATACTTTTGATGGCGGTCAAGTACTAGAAGCGAAGACAAAATCTTTCCAAGTCAATGACTATCGCAAAAAAT ATAACCAGAAGCATCACCCCCCTTCTGCATCTGATGAGGTTTGGCGGTTAGAGAACATTGGGAAAGGTGGACCTATCCATGATCGTTTGAAGGGGGCAAACGTGAACTATGTGAAGGATTTCCAGACTAGACTCTTAGAAGACGTTGAAGAACTCAAATGC CTAGTAGGTCTACCTGCAAAGAAGTGGGAGGCCACAATGAACCACGCTCAAGCATGCATACCTGATAATATAGTTGGACAG GCTGATGCTTGCAATGTGTCAGTAGCATCTGGAGATGAAGACAAAGGAGTCTCTTTTGATGTTGGAGATCCTCTTCTGCAGATCATTTCTCCCTCATCTAATATTGTGGAACTTCTAAGTTCTCCAAGGCTAGAACATTTTAGGGGCCAAGATACTGTGGCCACTGAAATGGGTGAATGTGATCCTACAATCTTGAACAACTCTTTTGAATGTACCCTTTCTTCTATCCATCACACTAGTTTTGGTAAAGTTGAAAGTCGTAATACTAATCATACTGATAATGTGGAGATCATGAATAGGTTGCATTCAAGTTCACAGGGTCTGGAATCTTTTTCCCCAAGCGATAGTCCAGATATCGACTTCGATGAACTTAAAAACTGGCTAGACGAAGACCCTGGTGTGGGATCATGTACCAGCCACGAAAGCCCAGACCTTGCTGCCAGGTTTATGAGACCTGAGGCTGGTGCTGCCAATGACCGGAAGAAGAGTTGGACCTTATTGTTTACAGTCTCAAAATGGTTCTCAAGAAGAAAACGAACAGCAGCTTTTGAGGGGAATCATATTCAGAAGAAGCAAAGAATCTGTTACTGA